A part of Papilio machaon chromosome 21, ilPapMach1.1, whole genome shotgun sequence genomic DNA contains:
- the LOC106718800 gene encoding neo-calmodulin isoform X2, producing MTRQVNSSGEPGPPDEAPHPDTRSPPAVALSSSESQFSQRSISPVRSQYQVSFLKPAANTNLDRKASIVDETTGISRTQMKEFREAFRLFDKDGDGTITKEELGRVMRSLGQFARVEELHDMLQEVDSDGDGNVSFEEFVNILSKSMCAGGGSSSAEQEERELRDAFRVFDKHNRGYICASDLRAVLQCLGEDLSEEEIEDMIKEVDSDGDGRIDFLEFVRALGEPEDACDDEDDEDNTDGHDGLVQRTVTAV from the exons ATG ACGAGGCAAGTAAATAGCAGCGGTGAGCCCGGACCTCCTGACGAAGCCCCACATCCTGACACAAGAAGTCCACCGGCAGTCGCTCTCAGCTCTTCAGAGAG CCAATTTTCGCAACGGTCGATCAGTCCAGTAAGATCGCAGTATCAGGTCAGTTTCTTGAAGCCAGCGGCGAACACTAACCTCGACAGAAAGGCGTCAATCGTCGACGAGACAACTGGCATTTCACGAACGCAGATGAAAG AATTCCGCGAAGCGTTCCGTCTGTTCGACAAGGATGGAGACGGAACTATAACCAAGGAGGAGCTTGGCCGCGTGATGCGCAGCCTGGGACAGTTCGCGAGGGTCGAGGAGCTGCACGACATGCTGCAGGAGGTCGACAGTGATG GGGACGGTAACGTGAGCTTCGAAGAGTTCGTGAACATCTTGTCGAAGTCGATGTGCGCGGGCGGCGGCAGCAGCAGTGCGGAGCAGGAGGAGCGCGAGCTGCGCGACGCTTTCCGCGTCTTCGACAAACACAACCGCGGTTACATCTGCGCCTCCGACCTGCGCGCCGTGCTGCAGTGCCTCGGCGAGGATCTCTCCGAGGAAGAGA TTGAAGACATGATAAAGGAGGTGGACTCGGATGGCGATGGTCGTATTGACTTTCTGG AGTTCGTGAGGGCGCTCGGTGAGCCCGAGGACGCGTGCGATGACGAAGATGATGAGGACAATACAGATGGCCATGACGGACTCGTACAGAGAACTGTCACCGCGGTGTAA
- the LOC106718800 gene encoding calmodulin isoform X1 encodes MGELGRRASACCTLSTKPANIFSAVNNFFADSPLVNQLKVIMTRQVNSSGEPGPPDEAPHPDTRSPPAVALSSSESQFSQRSISPVRSQYQVSFLKPAANTNLDRKASIVDETTGISRTQMKEFREAFRLFDKDGDGTITKEELGRVMRSLGQFARVEELHDMLQEVDSDGDGNVSFEEFVNILSKSMCAGGGSSSAEQEERELRDAFRVFDKHNRGYICASDLRAVLQCLGEDLSEEEIEDMIKEVDSDGDGRIDFLEFVRALGEPEDACDDEDDEDNTDGHDGLVQRTVTAV; translated from the exons TGAGTTGGGCAGGCGTGCCAGCGCCTGCTGTACCCTGTCGACCAAACCTGCAAACATATTCTCCGCGGTGAACAACTTCTTCGCTGATTCGCCGCTGGTGAATCAGCTCAAAGTCATCATG ACGAGGCAAGTAAATAGCAGCGGTGAGCCCGGACCTCCTGACGAAGCCCCACATCCTGACACAAGAAGTCCACCGGCAGTCGCTCTCAGCTCTTCAGAGAG CCAATTTTCGCAACGGTCGATCAGTCCAGTAAGATCGCAGTATCAGGTCAGTTTCTTGAAGCCAGCGGCGAACACTAACCTCGACAGAAAGGCGTCAATCGTCGACGAGACAACTGGCATTTCACGAACGCAGATGAAAG AATTCCGCGAAGCGTTCCGTCTGTTCGACAAGGATGGAGACGGAACTATAACCAAGGAGGAGCTTGGCCGCGTGATGCGCAGCCTGGGACAGTTCGCGAGGGTCGAGGAGCTGCACGACATGCTGCAGGAGGTCGACAGTGATG GGGACGGTAACGTGAGCTTCGAAGAGTTCGTGAACATCTTGTCGAAGTCGATGTGCGCGGGCGGCGGCAGCAGCAGTGCGGAGCAGGAGGAGCGCGAGCTGCGCGACGCTTTCCGCGTCTTCGACAAACACAACCGCGGTTACATCTGCGCCTCCGACCTGCGCGCCGTGCTGCAGTGCCTCGGCGAGGATCTCTCCGAGGAAGAGA TTGAAGACATGATAAAGGAGGTGGACTCGGATGGCGATGGTCGTATTGACTTTCTGG AGTTCGTGAGGGCGCTCGGTGAGCCCGAGGACGCGTGCGATGACGAAGATGATGAGGACAATACAGATGGCCATGACGGACTCGTACAGAGAACTGTCACCGCGGTGTAA